The following are encoded together in the Salvelinus alpinus chromosome 29, SLU_Salpinus.1, whole genome shotgun sequence genome:
- the LOC139558458 gene encoding nuclear receptor subfamily 1 group D member 2-like, with protein sequence MESTKAGGVIAYISSSSPESCHSDSNDCSYNSSHSCRQGNVVNKPLNMAGLTLPLAHTIAKTGRSTSTAKCDITKINGLVLLCKVCGDIASGFHYGVHACEGCKGFFRRSIQQNIQYKKCLKNESCAIMRINRNRCQQCRFKKCLLVGMSKDSVRFGRIPKREKQRMLLEMQSAVNNMMNNSQLHSQFHCNTPFPLANQLQSPACPVEPRPQYVDSGLGSVPSSSTSPATSPGSNQSEETSSPAPAPAVTKNKSPSPNSVSPSSASDCGSEEVIGSVTRVHQETFMYNQEQGRPSPQSQAYAQLTSPGAEQHVSDTGKRIDERNRNQQEAGNQQIKNQNHQNDLASFTATQAHYQAQERPTNTGPQGPDSHHRQEDHCPYSRGRLPTSSPSGHCPSYAHHGLRGGNNSTSQATSNSHGGFSELLWNMGNRMHLLCPMNTSPHVNPHKSGHGIWEEFSHSFTPAVREVVEFAKRIPGFRDLSQHDQVSLLKAGTFEVLVVRFASLFDVKDRTVTFLGGNKYSVETLQAMGAGDFLTSMMDFSDKLMGLGLSEEEMSLFTAVVLISADRSGIENVNSVEALQETLIRHLRGLITKNHPNESAIFTKLLLRLPDLRSLNNMHSEQLLAFKVHP encoded by the exons ATGGAATCTACAAAAGCAG GGGGTGTAATAGCCTACATCAGCTCCTCTAGCCCTGAGTCATGTCATAGTGACTCAAATGACTGCAGCTACAACTCCTCCCACAGCTGTCGCCAGGGCAACGTAGTGAACAAGCCCCTAAACATGGCAGGCCTCACCCTCCCGCTGGCCCACACTATCGCAAAGACCGGACGCTCGACCTCCACTGCAAAATGCGACATTACTA AAATCAACGGCCTGGTGCTGCTGTGTAAGGTGTGCGGAGACATTGCATCTGGATTCCACTATGGGGTTCATGCCTGTGAGGGCTGCaag ggtTTCTTCCGTCGGAGCATCCAGCAGAACATCCAGTATAAGAAGTGCCTGAAGAACGAGAGCTGTGCCATCATGAGGATCAACAGGAACCGCTGCCAGCAGTGTCGCTTCAAGAAGTGTCTGCTGGTCGGCATGTCCAAGGACT CTGTGCGTTTCGGCCGCATCCCAAAACGTGAGAAGCAGCGCATGCTGCTAGAGATGCAGAGTGCCGTGAACAACATGATGAACAACAGCCAGCTACACAGCCAGTTCCACTGCAACACACCCTTCCCCCTGGCCAATCAGCTTCAGTCGCCAGCCTGCCCCGTGGAGCCCCGCCCCCAATATGTTGATTCTGGCCTAGGCTccgtcccctcctcctccacctctcccgcCACTTCCCCCGGGTCCAACCAATCTGAGGAGACCAGCTCTCCAGCTCCTGCTCCTGCGGTCACCAAGAATAAAAGCCCCAGCCCTAACTCCGTGTCTCCGTCGAGTGCTTCAGACTGTGGGTCAGAGGAGGTGATTGGCTCGGTGACCCGGGTCCACCAGGAGACCTTCATGTACAACCAGGAGCAAGGTAGACCCTCCCCCCAGTCCCAGGCCTACGCCCAGCTGACCTCCCCGGGGGCGGAGCAACATGTCAGTGACACTGGAAAGAGGATAGACGAGAGGAACCGGAACCAGCAGGAGGCCGGGAACCAGCAGATTAAGAACCAGAACCACCAAAATGACCTGGCCTCATTCACAGCCACTCAGGCCCATTACCAGGCTCAGGAGAGGCCCACCAACACTGGGCCTCAGGGCCCTGACAGCCACCATCGCCAGGAGGACCACTGCCCCTACAGCAGAGGCAGACTGCCCACCAGCTCCCCTAGTGGCCACTGCCCATCCTACGCCCACCATGGCCTGAGAGGAGGCAACAACAGCACTAGCCAGGCCACCTCCAATTCCCATGGAGGATTCAGTGAACTACTGTGGAACATGGGCAACAGGATGCATCTG ctGTGTCCCATGAACACGTCTCCCCATGTGAACCCCCATAAGTCAGGCCATGGGATCTGGGAGGAGTTCAGCCACAGTTTCACCCCAGCTGTCAGGGAGGTGGTGGAATTTGCCAAGCGGATCCCAGGCTTCAGAGACCTCTCCCAACATGACCAGGTCAGCCTGCTCAAGGCTGGTACCTTTGAG GTGCTAGTGGTGCGCTTTGCGTCCCTGTTTGACGTGAAAGATCGCACAGTGACGTTTCTGGGTGGTAACAAGTACAGCGTGGAGACGTTACAAGCCATGGGCGCCGGCGACTTCCTGACCTCCATGATGGACTTCAGCGACAAGCTGATGGGGCTCGGCCTCAGCGAGGAGGAAATGAGCCTGTTCACCGCTGTCGTCCTCATCTCTGCCG ATCGCTCAGGGATTGAAAACGTAAACTCTGTGGAGGCTCTTCAGGAGACTCTGATCCGGCACCTGAGGGGCCTCATCACTAAGAACCACCCTAACGAGTCGGCCATATTTACCAAGCTGCTCCTCAGACTGCCCGACCTCCGCTCCCTCAATAACATGCACTCTGAGCAGCTGCTGGCCTTCAAGGTCCATCCCTAG